The DNA window CTACAAAGTTGTGCtgaagtctaaaaaaaaaatcgaaaGAGGGAATGGTTTACCTACTCATTATTTATTATGTGTGTAAACCATATAATCGTATGCACAGTAGTCATCTGTGCTCCCTGTTGTCTAATGCTGATgtaagacttttaaaaaacaattagaGAGGAAAGGCCCCACACCCTGTATCCCTGTGTTCTGTTCTGTCTTCCCAGTCTTGTATGAACATTGCACCCGTACCTTCATCTACACTTGTATATAGTCTGTAGCTGATTCAGAAGAAGACTGCAAGTTGACTCATCCTCTGTTGGAAGAGATGCAGAATATATGGACCTACACTTTAAtagtttttgttttaagtaTTCCCTGTCTGGAATGTGCTTGTACATATTgaagttaacaaaaaaaaatcctattaacttactgaagtaaaaaaaccctggaaattATATCCCTTATGGACAGATAAGGAGATCAAAACTACTACATTAAGAGCTTTCTGCAAACCCTGTTGAGGCAGTGGTAggtttctcttaattttttttgttccagtgtCCTCTGAAATGATGCATTCTAAATGTTGCTTGCAATGTCTCTGCACACGATGCTTTGCAGAGGAAGAATATACATCATAAACATGAACAAATCATATCAGGtcttaaaaaaatgcttcttctgATCCAAATGTCATCTTTACTATTTCTTTAAgtaaaaaatcattaaatttaaattcctctttttaaaactgagaaataagCATTACTTTAAACATGCAAGAACTTTGTTTCTCTAAAGTATAAAATAGGGACATTTTAGTGCATTCTAAATGAAATAGTTTTGAACTTGCTGTGAATCTGTAAATATTATCTTACTCTGAAAGTTTACCACACTCAGACTTATTCATTCTGCTTTTACCTCCCCTCAGAGACTTTGCgtataattttgtttattagcttcattgtttcctttttattaccATCACTGTAATAAACAGTCATTCTGACAGTGGTGTATAATCTGtcctcctctgccctgtgccttATTCTGTCAAATAAGAGTGAAAGCACTGGTGATTTCATTTAACAAGGCCAATTTTTGCTTAGCCATCTGTTACCATTCTTTGCAGTCTACTTACCTCCCCAGGAGACCTCTGGTTAACAGCAcactctctgcttttttcttcacccctccctttttttcttcttcttcttttcttttttcaaacaGGGTAGAAAAGAGAACCTCAATCTAAATGCCTTTACACCACAAACTGGTTGCTTTTTGAAAATGGCAAAGTGTCGTGACTGTCTGAGTATCTTGCAACATCTGCTGCGCTGTTTCTCTAATTGAAATGTTATGTGTTTCATGGGCATGTATTTAGGAAAGGGGAGAAGTAGCCTTTGCAAATGGCTGTGAAGTGCATTTTGTAACTGCAGATATTTTCTGTTCCAGCATCAGTGATGGAGgcccccacccccagctccgTGCACCTGAGTGACTGGCAGAGAAGTTACTTTGCTATTACCTCTGACACCTGCACACCTGCACAGAAGGCAGATGAGTACCGTGCCAAAATCCTGCGTATTCAGTATGCATGGGCAAACTCTGAGATCTCCCAGGCCTGTGCTGCCAACCTGTTCAAAAAGTACGCGGAGAAATACTCTGCAGTTATTGACTCTGGCAACATGGAGACTGGCTTGAATAACTATGCGGAAAACATTTTGACTTTGGCAAAGTGTCAGCAGAATGACAGTGACAAGTGGCAATCTGCCTTGACAACAGATAATGTATTTGAATTAAAGTGTGTGCAAGAGAGGATGCAGGCTGGCAAAATTTTCCAGAGCTCTCAGATGGCACCAACAGATGCCTGTGTACAAGCTGATAAAGGGGTCAGTGCCTCCGCTGCTCTAGCTCTTTCTAAACTTGGTGTCTTAGGCAGTGCCGGAGAgactgagctctgtgctggctcagcAAAATGTGCAAGTCAGGGACCAGATCTCCTGGAGCATCCCTCATCTTCAAAGTCTCTTCAAAGCCGTGTGCCCCCTGTGACTAAAACTTCAGATACACTGCTTGCTGCTTCAGCCTCCTTAAGCAAAAGGGTTCAACCAGTTTTCCAGGCAACTCCACTGTTTGGAAGTAAAGAAACCACAAGTAGTAGTTCTCTGAAAATGTCAGGTAACTGTTGTGATGGGCAaaatttgtctgtttttaaCCAGTCAGCTGCACCTGCTTGGTCTGTAAgttctgggaaaagaaaagcattctATGGTCTGGCTGATGAAAGCAGCACAGTTATTCCTAGCCTTGCTCCATGCCAGCCTCTCATTAGCACAGAAACCAGTAGTTTTTCAGGGcatagaaacagaaatgaagagaGCAGTGCTCCAggttttaaaactgcaaaagaacAGCTGTGGGTGGATCagcaaaagaaatctcaaaACCAACCCCAGCGTGCACCAGTCTCATCATATGGAGGTGTAAAAAAATCCCTGGGTGCAGGCAGG is part of the Chiroxiphia lanceolata isolate bChiLan1 chromosome 1, bChiLan1.pri, whole genome shotgun sequence genome and encodes:
- the FIGNL1 gene encoding fidgetin-like protein 1 isoform X1, with the protein product MSVMEAPTPSSVHLSDWQRSYFAITSDTCTPAQKADEYRAKILRIQYAWANSEISQACAANLFKKYAEKYSAVIDSGNMETGLNNYAENILTLAKCQQNDSDKWQSALTTDNVFELKCVQERMQAGKIFQSSQMAPTDACVQADKGVSASAALALSKLGVLGSAGETELCAGSAKCASQGPDLLEHPSSSKSLQSRVPPVTKTSDTLLAASASLSKRVQPVFQATPLFGSKETTSSSSLKMSGNCCDGQNLSVFNQSAAPAWSVSSGKRKAFYGLADESSTVIPSLAPCQPLISTETSSFSGHRNRNEESSAPGFKTAKEQLWVDQQKKSQNQPQRAPVSSYGGVKKSLGAGRSRGPFGKFVPPVPKQDGSENGGALCKPDTREPTDSLLPVDERLKNIEPKMVELIMHEIMDHGPPVNWDDIAGVEFAKATIKEIVVWPMLRPDIFTGLRGPPKGILLFGPPGTGKTLIGKCIACQSGATFFSISASSLTSKWVGEGEKMVRALFAVARCQQPAVIFIDEIDSLLSQRGEGEHESSRRIKTEFLIQLDGATTSSEDRILVVGATNRPQEIDEAARRRLVKRLYIPLPEASARKQIVTRLMSKEHCSLNEEEIELIVKKSDGFSGADMTQLCREASLGPIRSLQSMDIATILPEQVRPITFLDFESAFRTVRPSVSSKDLELYETWNQTFGCGR
- the FIGNL1 gene encoding fidgetin-like protein 1 isoform X2 — encoded protein: MEAPTPSSVHLSDWQRSYFAITSDTCTPAQKADEYRAKILRIQYAWANSEISQACAANLFKKYAEKYSAVIDSGNMETGLNNYAENILTLAKCQQNDSDKWQSALTTDNVFELKCVQERMQAGKIFQSSQMAPTDACVQADKGVSASAALALSKLGVLGSAGETELCAGSAKCASQGPDLLEHPSSSKSLQSRVPPVTKTSDTLLAASASLSKRVQPVFQATPLFGSKETTSSSSLKMSGNCCDGQNLSVFNQSAAPAWSVSSGKRKAFYGLADESSTVIPSLAPCQPLISTETSSFSGHRNRNEESSAPGFKTAKEQLWVDQQKKSQNQPQRAPVSSYGGVKKSLGAGRSRGPFGKFVPPVPKQDGSENGGALCKPDTREPTDSLLPVDERLKNIEPKMVELIMHEIMDHGPPVNWDDIAGVEFAKATIKEIVVWPMLRPDIFTGLRGPPKGILLFGPPGTGKTLIGKCIACQSGATFFSISASSLTSKWVGEGEKMVRALFAVARCQQPAVIFIDEIDSLLSQRGEGEHESSRRIKTEFLIQLDGATTSSEDRILVVGATNRPQEIDEAARRRLVKRLYIPLPEASARKQIVTRLMSKEHCSLNEEEIELIVKKSDGFSGADMTQLCREASLGPIRSLQSMDIATILPEQVRPITFLDFESAFRTVRPSVSSKDLELYETWNQTFGCGR